A window from Cryptomeria japonica chromosome 1, Sugi_1.0, whole genome shotgun sequence encodes these proteins:
- the LOC131857332 gene encoding uncharacterized protein LOC131857332, whose protein sequence is MIERAVHWSKGISNKLRRPHNESLHLSRSAEGVRLIREILLPNYTTEEADVFYKLMSFATENQRLPREWKRLLSYHKFAWYVLSLIGNVYSLPTWKKELVAWVFVCWQWKHEMNHLIKVWNRIANEQESGTDEQRSDSPSLGKLVWRTIQVANSDPSGVKEQGISQMNWPKLQEALYKQDVSMEAV, encoded by the exons ATGATTGAAAGAGCAGTACACTGGTCGAAGGGGATTTCAAATAAGCTAAGGCGACCACACAATGAAAGCCTTCATTTATCGAGATCTGCAGAAGGCGTAAGGTTAATTAGAGAAATATTGCTGCCAAATTATACGACAGAAGAAGCTGATGTCTTTTATAAGTTGATGAGTTTTGCAACAGAAAACCAGAGACTTCCCCGAGAGTGGAAGCGCTTGTTAAGCTACCACAAATTCGCATGGTATGTTCTATCCCTAATAGGAAACGTATACAGCTTACCAACATGGAAGAAGGAATTGGTTGCATGGGTATTTGTTTGTTGGCAATGGAAACATGAAATGAACCATCTGATCAAG GTATGGAACAGAATTGCTAATGAGCAGGAGAGTGGTACAGACGAACAACGTTCCGATTCGCCTTCACTTGGTAAACTTGTCTGGCGCACCATTCAGGTGGCAAATTCAGATCCTAGTGGAGTAAAAGAACAAGGTATATCCCAAATGAATTGGCCAAAGCTACAAGAGGCATTGTATAAACAAGATGTTTCAATGGAAG CTGTGTAG